The Zobellia alginiliquefaciens genome contains a region encoding:
- a CDS encoding TonB-dependent receptor domain-containing protein codes for MKLLNRGIPIICFLLLGVLFSYSQETISGKVQTETGQPISYANILLLKASDSSFVKGAISNENGSFSIENILKGRYVISASMVGFKTTATEEFNFEGTKELTLSPLLLSEGVELDEVIVASKKNLYVQKIDRTVINVASSILSTGSSALEILERSPGVLVDRQNSSIALIGKSGVVVMINGKQSYMPAAAVISLLEGMNAGNIETIELITTPPASFDAEGNAGFINIVLKEQTDAGLNGSYALSFGVGNGTVTSDNINFNYRKDKINFFGTYSFLRDSQGQLFEFDRDFIDADDIPIHVYTISDREPIQRNHSIRTGLDYQVSGNTILGLLFWANDNKWTMDATNGSSETEAGMPSSFVELLLLERNQIQHLGLNFNLKHNFKDKKYLSLDVDYLKYDIENPTMYTNRFFDGNNDFLREELTESDKITPIDIKVGKVDYRAHSSDKIKLDIGLKGAFSNFNNDVTVGTFQGANFIEDAELTEISSLKEQILAGYSSIDYKIHEKTSLQLGLRYEHTNSELISDKRGKVVDRSFGELFPTAYISHKLNDTLSFNFSYSRRITRPTFNDMAPFVIFVDPTTFFAGNPAVQPAISNAVKFDVNYQSLIVSTQYSVEDGTISRFQSRFDEMSERLIFGASNLDETKIFSLTLGLPVTLTNWWKIQNNFTYLNTKIGNTLEGTKFKFEQNTFNINHTQSFTMAKNLTSEFNINYNSPSIISFTGTAVLEEFYGLNIGIQKKFGERGGTLAFKVNDVLDSMKYTVKTDIPEQNLNTTNTFDFFNRTFLLTYSNSFGNRKLKSARQRGTGSEEERQRVN; via the coding sequence ATGAAACTATTAAACAGGGGAATTCCCATTATTTGTTTTTTATTATTGGGCGTGTTGTTTTCTTATAGTCAAGAAACTATCTCAGGAAAGGTACAAACGGAAACGGGCCAGCCTATTTCCTACGCCAACATATTGTTATTAAAAGCTAGTGATTCCTCATTTGTAAAGGGGGCTATCTCAAATGAGAATGGTTCTTTCTCGATTGAAAACATATTAAAAGGCCGGTATGTAATATCGGCAAGCATGGTTGGTTTTAAAACTACCGCTACTGAGGAGTTTAATTTTGAAGGAACAAAAGAATTAACCTTGTCTCCACTTTTACTATCTGAAGGTGTGGAGTTGGATGAAGTGATAGTGGCATCAAAAAAAAACCTGTACGTTCAAAAAATTGACCGTACGGTTATAAATGTGGCTAGTAGTATTTTATCAACAGGCTCTTCTGCGCTAGAGATTCTAGAACGGTCACCGGGAGTACTGGTAGATAGGCAAAACAGTTCTATTGCATTGATAGGTAAAAGTGGGGTGGTAGTTATGATTAATGGCAAACAAAGTTACATGCCTGCAGCTGCTGTTATATCTCTATTGGAAGGAATGAATGCGGGTAATATAGAGACTATAGAACTCATTACCACGCCACCGGCAAGTTTTGACGCAGAAGGTAATGCCGGTTTCATCAATATAGTATTAAAAGAACAGACAGATGCCGGTCTTAACGGATCATACGCATTGTCTTTTGGTGTAGGAAATGGTACTGTTACATCAGACAATATTAATTTCAACTATAGAAAAGATAAGATTAATTTCTTCGGTACGTATTCTTTTTTAAGGGATTCACAAGGGCAGTTGTTTGAATTTGACCGTGATTTTATAGATGCGGATGATATACCAATACATGTGTATACCATTTCGGACCGTGAGCCTATACAACGAAACCATAGTATTCGGACAGGCTTGGATTATCAAGTATCTGGTAATACTATTTTGGGGCTGTTGTTTTGGGCCAATGATAACAAATGGACCATGGATGCAACCAATGGTAGTTCTGAAACTGAAGCGGGTATGCCAAGTTCATTTGTAGAATTGTTATTGTTAGAGCGAAATCAAATTCAGCATTTGGGTTTGAATTTTAACCTGAAACACAATTTTAAAGACAAGAAGTATCTAAGTTTAGATGTGGATTACCTAAAGTATGATATTGAAAACCCTACAATGTATACCAACCGTTTTTTTGATGGAAACAATGATTTTTTAAGGGAGGAGCTTACAGAAAGCGATAAAATAACTCCAATTGATATTAAGGTAGGTAAGGTTGATTATCGTGCTCATAGTTCGGATAAAATTAAACTGGATATTGGGTTAAAAGGAGCGTTTAGTAATTTTAATAATGATGTAACCGTTGGCACGTTTCAAGGGGCTAATTTTATAGAGGATGCTGAGCTTACGGAAATCAGCAGTCTAAAGGAGCAAATACTGGCGGGATACAGTAGCATTGATTATAAAATACACGAGAAGACTAGCTTGCAATTGGGGCTGCGTTATGAACATACCAATTCTGAGCTCATTTCTGATAAACGGGGTAAAGTGGTAGATAGGTCGTTTGGTGAATTGTTTCCAACGGCGTATATCTCACACAAATTAAATGATACCTTAAGTTTTAACTTTTCCTACTCACGACGTATAACAAGGCCAACGTTCAATGACATGGCTCCCTTCGTTATTTTTGTTGACCCAACGACCTTTTTTGCTGGTAATCCTGCTGTTCAGCCCGCTATTTCTAATGCTGTTAAATTTGATGTCAATTATCAATCTTTGATAGTGTCAACACAATACTCAGTAGAGGATGGAACAATTTCAAGATTCCAATCTCGATTTGACGAAATGAGTGAACGTCTAATTTTTGGTGCATCAAACTTAGATGAGACCAAAATCTTTTCTTTGACTCTGGGGCTTCCGGTAACATTGACTAATTGGTGGAAAATACAAAATAATTTCACCTACTTGAACACCAAAATTGGCAATACGTTAGAGGGTACAAAATTTAAATTTGAACAAAACACATTCAATATCAATCATACCCAATCGTTTACGATGGCAAAAAATCTGACTTCGGAATTTAATATCAACTATAATAGTCCGTCTATAATTAGTTTTACCGGAACGGCAGTTTTAGAGGAATTTTATGGTTTAAATATAGGAATTCAAAAGAAGTTTGGTGAACGAGGAGGTACGTTGGCATTCAAGGTGAACGATGTATTGGACTCTATGAAATATACGGTAAAGACAGATATACCAGAGCAGAACCTAAATACGACCAATACGTTTGATTTCTTTAATCGTACTTTTTTATTGACGTACTCCAACAGCTTTGGGAATCGTAAACTTAAATCTGCTCGTCAAAGGGGTACCGGTTCCGAAGAGGAAAGACAAAGGGTGAATTGA
- a CDS encoding alpha/beta fold hydrolase codes for MKKLILFILSIVVMQGLLAQEDNFAEVNDIKLYYEIKGEGDAILLLHGHTMTHDMWSPWVDELSENNMVITVDTRGHGQSTTTADSFTFKAAAVDFYGLLDKLKVDKFSAMGFSGGAMALLHMATMDTTRIQSLILLGSTPHLPKETREWLASKSYETVASDRPDWITYMKAVQPGGEDQIRLLLKYYNQMADSYTDMNFTAPYLSTINCPTLIINGDQDPIIPVDIAVGLYNAIPESSLWIVPNLGHAVPQKETILGELFTETIVDFLVKN; via the coding sequence ATGAAAAAGCTGATTTTATTCATATTATCAATAGTAGTAATGCAAGGGCTACTAGCTCAAGAGGATAATTTTGCAGAAGTAAATGATATAAAATTGTATTACGAAATCAAGGGAGAGGGCGATGCAATTCTTTTGTTACATGGTCATACTATGACCCATGATATGTGGTCTCCATGGGTAGATGAATTAAGTGAGAATAATATGGTCATTACAGTGGATACTAGAGGGCATGGGCAATCTACGACCACAGCCGATTCATTTACATTTAAAGCTGCAGCGGTAGATTTCTATGGTCTTCTTGATAAACTGAAAGTTGATAAATTCTCGGCTATGGGTTTTAGTGGTGGAGCTATGGCGCTGCTGCACATGGCAACAATGGATACCACCCGTATTCAATCTCTAATTTTATTGGGTTCAACACCCCATTTACCCAAAGAAACAAGAGAATGGTTAGCAAGTAAATCCTATGAAACTGTAGCTTCAGATAGACCTGACTGGATAACATATATGAAAGCGGTTCAACCTGGAGGTGAAGATCAAATAAGACTTCTGTTGAAATATTACAATCAAATGGCAGATTCATATACGGACATGAATTTTACGGCACCATACCTTTCCACAATAAATTGCCCCACTTTAATTATAAATGGGGACCAAGACCCAATTATACCTGTTGATATTGCCGTGGGGTTATATAATGCAATTCCTGAATCATCCTTATGGATCGTACCCAATTTGGGCCATGCTGTTCCACAAAAAGAAACAATATTGGGAGAGCTCTTTACGGAGACAATTGTTGATTTTCTGGTAAAAAATTAA
- a CDS encoding alpha/beta fold hydrolase: MGLLVMLICFISCKEKKPEKQNSVPDPDKTELKTVLINGSSLNYLDIGKGEPVVFVHGTVGDYRVWEAQMYAFAKNHRVIAYSRRFAYPNKQVLNDSADFSVTAHSKDLTTFIQELNLGPVHLVGHSFGAFTSLVTALEHPELLQSLTLREPPIMSLLQNIPKGEELLNDFVGNVLIPAGEEFAKKNDEKAVEIFIGGVLEDSLYFSKAAQKEKDLMLDNILELRASVTRKNLLPPLACDDIKTIKMPVLLMKGDKSPEVLTAILEELHSCIGHSEFVILSNSSHGLAYENPVEFNKIVLDFINKN; this comes from the coding sequence ATGGGTTTATTGGTAATGCTAATTTGTTTTATCTCCTGCAAAGAGAAGAAACCAGAAAAGCAGAACAGTGTTCCGGATCCAGATAAGACCGAACTAAAAACCGTTTTGATCAATGGTAGTAGTTTAAACTATTTGGATATAGGTAAAGGAGAACCCGTTGTATTTGTTCATGGTACAGTTGGTGATTATCGGGTGTGGGAAGCACAGATGTACGCCTTTGCTAAAAACCATAGAGTTATAGCGTATAGTCGCCGTTTTGCTTATCCAAATAAACAAGTGTTAAACGATTCAGCCGATTTTTCGGTTACTGCGCATTCAAAGGATCTTACAACGTTTATTCAAGAACTTAATCTTGGACCTGTACATCTTGTAGGCCATTCTTTTGGTGCTTTTACATCTTTAGTGACAGCTTTGGAGCATCCTGAATTATTACAAAGTTTAACCCTTCGAGAACCACCGATTATGTCACTATTGCAGAATATTCCTAAAGGTGAGGAGTTATTAAATGATTTTGTAGGCAATGTATTGATTCCTGCAGGAGAGGAATTTGCGAAAAAGAATGATGAAAAAGCGGTAGAAATATTTATTGGAGGTGTTTTGGAAGATAGTCTGTATTTCTCAAAAGCAGCCCAGAAAGAAAAGGACTTAATGCTAGATAATATCCTAGAACTAAGAGCTTCTGTTACTAGAAAGAATCTTCTTCCTCCTCTTGCATGTGATGATATTAAAACAATAAAAATGCCAGTGTTATTAATGAAAGGTGATAAATCACCAGAGGTTTTAACAGCCATATTAGAAGAACTTCATTCTTGCATAGGCCATAGTGAATTTGTTATATTATCAAATTCTTCACATGGGTTAGCGTATGAAAACCCCGTTGAATTCAACAAAATTGTTCTTGATTTTATTAATAAAAATTAG
- a CDS encoding outer membrane beta-barrel protein, producing MCSDTLEGTKFRFEQNTFNINHTQSFTMAKNLTSEFNINYNSPSIVSFTGTTVLEEFYGLNIGIQKKFGERGGALAFKVNDVLDSM from the coding sequence ATTTGCTCGGATACGTTAGAGGGCACAAAATTTAGATTTGAACAAAACACATTCAATATCAATCATACCCAATCGTTTACGATGGCAAAAAATCTGACTTCGGAATTTAATATCAACTATAATAGTCCGTCTATAGTTAGTTTCACCGGTACGACAGTTTTAGAGGAATTCTATGGATTAAATATAGGAATTCAAAAGAAGTTTGGTGAACGAGGAGGTGCGTTGGCATTCAAGGTGAATGATGTATTGGACTCTATGTAA
- a CDS encoding DUF2271 domain-containing protein — protein sequence MKKQYKIAIVFTLCFLGLVSFINPTETISYKCMIQLTNYTGEGAYIVVSILDTNEEYQETLYVQGDDNEWYRDIEEWWKNVYGIRRPNVDAIVGETVTGGQRKMTVLKIPVDKIDAGYKIRFESAVEDNEYFESDVEFELTTENLMSKKEGKGYIRYVRMLPQ from the coding sequence ATGAAAAAGCAATATAAAATTGCAATAGTCTTTACACTATGTTTTCTGGGGTTGGTAAGTTTTATCAACCCTACAGAAACCATTAGCTACAAATGCATGATCCAACTAACCAATTATACGGGTGAAGGCGCATACATTGTGGTCTCTATACTTGACACGAATGAGGAATACCAAGAAACCCTATACGTACAAGGAGATGACAATGAATGGTATCGTGATATTGAAGAATGGTGGAAAAACGTTTATGGTATAAGAAGACCAAATGTTGATGCTATTGTGGGTGAAACCGTTACCGGAGGACAACGTAAAATGACGGTCTTAAAAATACCCGTAGATAAAATTGATGCCGGTTATAAAATTCGGTTTGAGTCAGCAGTCGAAGATAATGAATACTTTGAAAGTGATGTAGAATTTGAGTTAACCACAGAGAATTTAATGTCAAAAAAAGAAGGTAAAGGCTATATTCGTTACGTTCGTATGCTGCCGCAATAA
- a CDS encoding DUF6607 family protein, which translates to MKKSLFLLLLTSTISFPGIAQKNKQKQDAEAIKKMCGCFEVTFNFAETFNYTNDSLYKPSKTKVDKGLEWAQLVTNKADQVTIQHILQVGNPAEPMIIKHWRQDWLFENQDLYLYNADNNWTYKNKTNEEVDGQWTQKVYQVDDSPRYEGTATWVHVDGKSYWENTTPAPLPRREYTTRGDYNLTMRGNRQEITDYGWVHDQDNDKILRKEGNDDVLIAKEKGYNTYVKVDDSRCAAAAAWWKENAEKWKLVRSKWDKVFDRKTDLHLAEKVDNKVLYKYLFDDEIVKKKEIEEIIESFVTTDAK; encoded by the coding sequence ATGAAAAAATCACTCTTTTTACTCCTTTTAACCTCTACCATTAGTTTTCCTGGAATTGCACAGAAAAACAAACAAAAGCAAGATGCCGAAGCCATAAAAAAAATGTGCGGTTGCTTTGAGGTGACCTTCAATTTTGCCGAAACTTTTAATTACACCAACGACTCCCTTTACAAACCATCAAAAACTAAAGTGGACAAAGGGTTGGAATGGGCGCAGTTGGTAACGAACAAAGCCGATCAAGTTACCATACAGCACATTTTACAAGTAGGAAACCCTGCTGAGCCCATGATTATAAAGCATTGGCGACAAGATTGGCTGTTCGAAAACCAAGACCTTTATCTATACAATGCAGATAACAACTGGACGTATAAAAACAAAACCAACGAAGAAGTTGATGGACAATGGACCCAAAAAGTATATCAAGTAGATGACAGCCCTAGGTATGAGGGTACAGCAACATGGGTTCATGTAGATGGAAAAAGTTACTGGGAAAACACCACTCCCGCTCCTCTTCCAAGAAGAGAATATACCACTAGAGGCGATTACAATCTGACCATGCGAGGAAACAGACAAGAAATTACGGATTATGGTTGGGTTCACGACCAGGATAATGATAAAATTTTACGTAAAGAGGGCAACGATGATGTGCTCATAGCCAAAGAAAAAGGATACAACACCTATGTAAAAGTAGATGACTCTCGCTGTGCAGCTGCTGCTGCTTGGTGGAAAGAAAATGCTGAAAAATGGAAATTAGTACGTTCAAAATGGGATAAAGTATTTGACCGTAAAACAGACTTACACCTTGCTGAAAAAGTGGATAACAAAGTACTTTACAAGTATCTTTTTGATGATGAAATAGTCAAGAAGAAGGAAATAGAAGAGATAATCGAGTCTTTTGTAACTACAGATGCTAAATGA
- a CDS encoding TonB-dependent receptor plug domain-containing protein → MSFRLLAPFLFSFVCVVTNAQEEQRDSTATTKLEEVVVTGQYNKQSVDKSVFQVKVISREVIDNLAANNLADVLNQTLNINIIPNPSSGKSGVQLFGLDSQYFKILIDNVPLINDEGLGNNTDLTQLNLDDVEQVEIVEGSMGVQYGSNAVSGIINIITKKSSKYKWQISPYVQEETVGNEYGLFDEGRHIQSLKVGHNIAEKWYVNGTYTRNDFAGHFGRREGQNYELNDGKRGYEWLPKLQNNAKGLLRYNGNKLNAFYRFEYFDEEVSRYDSLVRTNLNSATQTTNPTASDEIFISKRFNHHLNFSGNISEKTTYDASFSYQQQKRNVETYNYRIKTQEKFDDDEFEYESRKGFYSRGTLNNLFSNNWSSYQLGYEVSIIDGYSSSLAGDFEADHINRRLESYDVFTSAEYNLNEKWSVRPGVRTLFSSKFDPQTALSLSSRYLFDNGYQLRAVLGTSPRSPNYNELFTYFVDINHDMRGNEDLNPERGYSAFLHLKKDFWTANDKWSLKNKLSAWYLSVDDRIELTIVNTNPLAYQYNNIDSYKTWGLSYTNTTSYDNLQISAGVSFSGQSKTLESEVDFNDDYLYSLQLNGNLSYRIPKWNTVFSAYYKFTGKQYQFVQNQNSDGDVIFLKDEQDQYSWLDATLKKSFMDNKFQVTLGARNLLNITRVNTVTVGGGGVHSSPSNGLLLGYGRSYFLKLLYNLNF, encoded by the coding sequence ATGTCTTTTCGCCTATTGGCCCCATTCTTATTTTCATTTGTATGTGTTGTTACAAATGCCCAAGAAGAGCAACGCGACTCAACCGCAACTACTAAATTAGAAGAGGTAGTGGTTACCGGTCAATACAATAAACAAAGTGTAGATAAGTCGGTTTTTCAAGTAAAAGTGATTTCCAGGGAGGTTATCGATAATTTGGCGGCAAACAATTTGGCCGATGTTCTTAACCAGACCTTGAACATAAATATTATTCCAAACCCATCTAGCGGAAAGAGCGGTGTTCAACTTTTTGGTTTGGATTCGCAGTATTTTAAAATTTTGATAGACAACGTTCCTTTGATCAATGATGAAGGGCTTGGTAATAATACAGATCTGACCCAGTTGAATTTAGATGATGTAGAACAGGTTGAGATTGTTGAAGGCTCCATGGGAGTACAGTATGGTTCTAATGCGGTATCCGGTATAATAAATATAATAACTAAGAAATCTTCTAAATACAAATGGCAGATCAGTCCTTATGTTCAGGAGGAAACGGTTGGTAACGAATATGGGCTTTTTGATGAAGGTAGACATATACAATCATTAAAGGTAGGACACAATATTGCTGAGAAATGGTATGTAAACGGTACATACACTCGCAATGATTTTGCTGGTCATTTTGGGAGAAGGGAAGGACAGAACTATGAATTGAATGATGGTAAGCGTGGTTATGAGTGGTTACCTAAGTTGCAGAACAACGCCAAGGGACTTCTGCGCTATAATGGCAATAAGCTCAATGCATTTTACCGATTTGAGTATTTTGATGAAGAGGTGTCACGGTACGATTCTCTTGTGCGTACCAACTTAAATTCAGCAACTCAAACGACCAATCCCACCGCTTCTGATGAGATTTTTATATCAAAACGTTTCAATCATCATTTAAACTTCTCGGGAAATATTAGTGAAAAGACTACTTACGATGCTTCGTTCTCGTATCAACAACAGAAACGCAACGTAGAAACCTATAATTACCGTATTAAAACCCAAGAGAAATTTGATGATGATGAGTTTGAGTATGAGTCTAGAAAAGGGTTCTATTCGCGTGGTACACTTAATAATTTATTTTCGAATAATTGGTCTAGTTATCAGTTAGGGTATGAGGTAAGTATCATTGATGGTTATTCTTCTTCCTTGGCTGGAGATTTTGAGGCGGATCATATAAACCGGCGTTTAGAATCCTACGACGTATTTACTTCTGCAGAATATAACTTAAATGAAAAGTGGTCTGTACGACCTGGCGTTCGGACGCTTTTTTCTTCAAAATTTGACCCACAAACGGCACTCTCGTTAAGTTCTAGATATCTTTTTGATAATGGGTACCAGTTGAGAGCGGTATTGGGTACCTCTCCTAGAAGTCCCAATTATAATGAACTGTTTACGTATTTCGTAGACATTAACCATGATATGCGAGGGAATGAAGACCTTAACCCGGAACGGGGATACTCCGCATTTTTACATCTCAAAAAGGATTTTTGGACGGCAAATGATAAATGGTCGTTAAAGAACAAATTATCAGCTTGGTATCTCTCCGTAGATGATAGAATAGAGTTGACAATTGTTAATACCAACCCATTGGCTTATCAATATAACAATATTGATAGTTATAAAACTTGGGGTCTTTCCTATACCAATACTACGTCCTATGATAATTTGCAAATAAGCGCAGGTGTTTCTTTTTCCGGCCAGTCCAAAACCTTGGAAAGTGAAGTGGATTTTAATGATGATTACCTATACTCCTTACAGTTAAATGGTAACCTGTCGTACAGAATACCAAAATGGAATACCGTTTTTTCAGCATACTACAAATTCACGGGTAAGCAATATCAATTTGTTCAAAATCAGAATTCAGATGGAGATGTAATCTTTCTCAAAGATGAGCAAGACCAATATAGTTGGCTAGATGCCACCCTAAAAAAATCCTTCATGGATAATAAGTTTCAGGTAACGTTAGGTGCACGAAACTTACTGAATATTACTAGGGTAAATACGGTAACCGTTGGTGGCGGAGGTGTACATTCCAGTCCATCCAACGGATTGTTGCTAGGTTACGGACGATCATATTTTTTAAAACTTTTATACAACCTTAATTTCTAA
- a CDS encoding HmuY family protein: MKTTFKLSSLFLFLLLISSCSSDDGEVIQEDFVVAFENPSVSFGATEDEKNINLVFSTVAPEVGSVEVSFTGSNAAYGEDEDFVTVPAAVNGVITIEVASGAQSASFVFKKLKDAVEGTQKSIDFEISTVNVANGMANGTTATQVAFEETAALGGNFAPEVGGPNEPNQVYIDLSGQNQTSINRETWDLAFYNGDDFRVAINGSLYMAVAELDETDIDEVTAEQVVDLQESVAVGTFDAANTEFIDAPNGEISGTAIQEIAVAETDNKVYLVNMGAEVGTEEPQAGAVNTSGDARGWMKIRILRNDTGYTLQYAGLDEVAHKEISVSKDPAFNFQFVSLTSEAIVNVEPEKEKWDLNFTVFTNEIEGFGSYGYSDFVSTNSKGGVMAYMVTTETKAYDGFSASDIDDQAFDDDQRVIGSNWRNGGGPDTLPSLKEDVFFVVKDNDGNRYKLKFTALVNESGVRGYPAFEYELLQ, from the coding sequence ATGAAAACTACCTTTAAATTATCATCCCTCTTTTTATTTCTTTTATTGATTTCTTCCTGTAGCTCAGATGACGGAGAAGTTATACAAGAAGATTTTGTTGTTGCTTTTGAGAATCCTTCCGTAAGCTTTGGAGCTACTGAAGATGAGAAAAATATAAACTTGGTTTTTTCTACCGTAGCACCAGAGGTTGGTTCCGTAGAAGTGTCTTTTACCGGTTCCAATGCTGCTTATGGCGAAGATGAAGATTTTGTTACCGTTCCCGCTGCCGTAAACGGCGTTATAACTATTGAGGTGGCAAGCGGGGCCCAAAGCGCTTCCTTTGTTTTTAAAAAATTAAAAGATGCCGTAGAAGGAACCCAAAAGAGCATAGATTTTGAAATAAGTACGGTTAACGTAGCCAACGGTATGGCTAACGGAACAACCGCAACCCAAGTGGCTTTTGAAGAAACGGCTGCTCTTGGCGGGAACTTTGCCCCAGAAGTTGGTGGGCCAAATGAACCTAACCAAGTGTATATTGATTTAAGTGGACAAAACCAAACCAGTATAAATCGTGAAACATGGGACCTAGCTTTTTATAATGGCGATGATTTCAGGGTGGCCATTAACGGTTCTCTCTATATGGCGGTAGCCGAATTGGATGAAACTGATATTGATGAGGTAACGGCAGAACAGGTTGTCGATCTTCAGGAGAGTGTGGCTGTGGGAACTTTTGATGCTGCAAATACCGAATTTATAGATGCGCCCAATGGAGAAATTAGCGGAACCGCAATTCAAGAAATAGCTGTTGCCGAGACGGATAACAAAGTATACTTGGTAAATATGGGTGCTGAAGTAGGCACGGAAGAACCACAAGCAGGAGCGGTAAACACTTCTGGTGATGCTAGGGGATGGATGAAAATTAGAATCCTAAGGAATGATACGGGTTATACACTACAGTATGCAGGTCTTGATGAGGTTGCTCATAAAGAAATAAGTGTTTCTAAAGATCCAGCATTTAATTTTCAATTTGTTAGTCTTACCTCAGAAGCTATTGTGAACGTAGAACCTGAAAAGGAAAAATGGGATTTGAACTTTACAGTTTTCACCAATGAAATTGAAGGTTTTGGCTCATATGGCTATTCTGATTTTGTTTCTACAAACAGTAAGGGAGGTGTTATGGCCTATATGGTTACTACGGAAACCAAAGCCTATGATGGTTTTTCCGCTTCGGATATTGATGATCAAGCTTTTGATGATGATCAAAGGGTAATAGGTAGCAATTGGAGAAATGGGGGAGGACCGGATACCTTGCCTTCGTTAAAAGAAGATGTGTTCTTTGTTGTTAAGGATAATGATGGTAACCGTTACAAACTAAAGTTTACCGCACTGGTAAACGAAAGTGGTGTTAGGGGTTATCCAGCTTTTGAATACGAGCTTCTACAATAA
- a CDS encoding adenine nucleotide alpha hydrolase, producing the protein MKKLKTYFNWSSGKDASLALYHLQQDSNHNIDLLVTSINTHHNRVSMHGLRRELLLKQIQEIELPVTTIELPEEPTMEVYHTQMGRVQTKLQSEGYSHCGFGDIFLEDLRIYREEHLKKYNIECCFPLWKRDTKELIEEFLDLGFKAIVICIKSDVLDASFVGREVDESFINDLPDNVDPCGENGEFHTFCYDGPIFKNPIKFRIGEKVFRAYKNPQKDNEQDTETIGFWFCDLLPVDK; encoded by the coding sequence ATGAAAAAGCTAAAAACGTACTTTAACTGGAGCTCAGGTAAAGATGCCTCGTTGGCACTGTATCATCTTCAACAAGATAGCAATCATAACATAGACCTGTTGGTTACCTCTATAAACACACACCACAATCGTGTTTCTATGCATGGGCTAAGACGGGAGTTATTACTAAAGCAAATCCAAGAAATTGAACTTCCGGTTACCACAATTGAACTTCCCGAGGAACCTACAATGGAAGTGTATCATACCCAAATGGGACGGGTTCAAACCAAATTACAATCCGAAGGTTACTCTCATTGTGGTTTTGGTGATATTTTTTTAGAAGACCTTAGAATCTATAGAGAAGAGCACCTAAAAAAATATAACATTGAGTGTTGCTTTCCACTTTGGAAAAGGGACACCAAAGAACTCATAGAGGAGTTTTTAGATTTAGGCTTCAAGGCCATTGTAATCTGTATAAAATCAGATGTATTGGATGCTTCTTTTGTTGGAAGAGAAGTTGATGAAAGTTTCATTAACGATTTACCGGACAATGTTGATCCTTGCGGTGAAAACGGAGAATTTCACACTTTCTGCTATGATGGGCCTATCTTCAAAAACCCTATAAAATTTAGGATAGGCGAGAAGGTTTTCAGAGCTTATAAAAATCCCCAAAAAGACAATGAACAAGACACTGAGACTATCGGTTTCTGGTTTTGCGACCTATTACCAGTTGATAAATAG
- a CDS encoding Crp/Fnr family transcriptional regulator — protein sequence MEAQRLNKSITTYGHKLTQKALIAFSALCVEKTFAGGSVIFKPNQNDQSEYILLKGIARTFVLNTDGEEITLSFFEENTTLPPCVIRTQNGKSLLYGEALTDCVFARMDASAFEALMIENIEVREFGNAVMRQELGNKVQKEIRMASWTAKERLDQFRKDFIMLENRIPHPMIASYLGITNVSLSRLRKFS from the coding sequence ATGGAAGCGCAGCGGTTAAACAAATCTATTACGACATACGGCCATAAGTTGACTCAAAAGGCACTTATTGCCTTTAGTGCTTTATGTGTAGAAAAGACTTTTGCTGGTGGAAGTGTCATTTTTAAGCCGAATCAAAATGACCAATCTGAGTATATTCTGTTGAAAGGAATAGCACGTACTTTTGTGTTGAATACTGATGGGGAAGAAATTACACTCTCATTTTTTGAGGAAAATACGACTCTGCCTCCTTGCGTAATACGAACTCAAAATGGAAAATCTTTGTTATATGGCGAAGCATTGACTGATTGTGTTTTTGCCAGAATGGACGCCAGTGCTTTTGAAGCGTTAATGATAGAAAATATTGAGGTTAGAGAATTTGGTAATGCTGTAATGCGCCAAGAATTAGGAAATAAAGTCCAAAAAGAAATAAGAATGGCCTCTTGGACCGCTAAAGAACGTTTGGACCAGTTTAGGAAAGATTTCATTATGCTCGAAAATCGCATTCCTCACCCCATGATTGCCTCCTATTTAGGGATAACCAATGTTTCGCTTAGTAGACTTCGGAAATTCTCTTGA